A stretch of the Myxococcota bacterium genome encodes the following:
- a CDS encoding sigma 54-interacting transcriptional regulator — protein MGTSRAVLRTLEQVAVAGRGRFHVHIAGEEGTEKDLVARLIHEASDWADGGYFAIDASLVHETLVGRELFGAERGAIASLPGESVGALDRMSGGTVLIDHIEALPKDLQQTLATALRDGRFRRMGGSNSHALECRVIAASPESLDVLVHSGRVVPELAERLRLLEIQLPPLRERREDILPLAAQSLAAAREEIERELGRPARVRGFTREALERLRDHGWSGNERELREQIHAAVRLAREEEIGANDLSLGPDLGDEVPSFRDAKRKFERDYVSRVLRLCKGNISRAARIAKKDRKDFYDVMRRNNIDPAAFR, from the coding sequence GTGGGGACCAGCCGCGCCGTGCTGCGCACGCTCGAGCAAGTGGCCGTGGCGGGCCGGGGCCGCTTCCACGTGCACATTGCGGGCGAGGAAGGCACCGAGAAAGACCTGGTCGCGCGCCTGATCCACGAGGCGAGTGATTGGGCGGACGGCGGCTACTTCGCGATCGACGCGTCGCTGGTGCACGAGACACTGGTCGGGCGCGAGCTGTTCGGCGCGGAGCGCGGCGCGATCGCCTCGCTGCCGGGTGAGTCGGTCGGCGCGCTCGACCGCATGTCCGGCGGGACGGTGCTGATCGACCACATCGAGGCCCTGCCCAAGGACTTGCAGCAGACGCTCGCCACCGCGCTGCGCGACGGGCGCTTCCGCCGCATGGGCGGCAGCAACTCGCACGCGCTCGAATGCCGCGTGATCGCCGCGAGCCCCGAGTCGCTCGACGTGCTGGTTCACTCCGGGCGCGTGGTGCCCGAGCTCGCCGAGCGCCTGCGGCTGCTCGAGATCCAGCTCCCGCCGCTGCGCGAGCGGCGCGAGGACATCCTGCCGCTCGCCGCCCAGTCACTCGCGGCCGCGCGCGAGGAGATCGAGCGCGAGCTCGGCCGCCCGGCCCGCGTGCGCGGCTTCACGCGCGAGGCGCTGGAGCGCCTGCGTGACCACGGCTGGTCCGGCAACGAGCGCGAGCTGCGCGAGCAGATCCACGCCGCGGTGCGTCTGGCGCGCGAAGAGGAGATCGGCGCGAACGACCTGTCTCTGGGCCCGGACCTGGGCGACGAGGTCCCGTCGTTCCGCGACGCGAAGCGGAAGTTCGAGCGCGACTACGTCTCGCGCGTGTTGAGACTCTGCAAAGGCAACATCAGCCGGGCCGCTCGCATCGCGAAGAAGGACCGCAAGGACTTCTACGACGTGATGCGCCGGAACAACATCGACCCGGCTGCCTTCCGCTGA
- a CDS encoding nitrilase-related carbon-nitrogen hydrolase, producing the protein MIAAVVQMTSGSDVARNLSRAGEWIAAAAARGAQLVALPEMFAQIREENAPAGPNPAAQDVPGGPVLRFLSEQAAAHRIVLAGGSFPERIAGDERVFNTSTVFGPNGELLALYRKIHLFDVDLVGATLRESSRVAPGSELALAKTDACTLGLSVCYDVRFPELYRQLSERGAEVLLVPSAFT; encoded by the coding sequence ATGATCGCCGCCGTGGTGCAGATGACCTCGGGCTCGGACGTCGCGAGGAACCTGTCGCGCGCCGGTGAGTGGATTGCGGCTGCGGCAGCGCGGGGCGCACAGCTCGTCGCTCTGCCCGAGATGTTTGCCCAGATCCGGGAGGAGAATGCGCCGGCGGGTCCGAATCCGGCGGCCCAGGACGTACCCGGCGGCCCGGTGCTGCGGTTTCTGTCGGAGCAGGCGGCGGCGCACCGGATCGTGCTCGCGGGCGGGTCGTTTCCGGAGCGCATTGCGGGCGACGAGCGCGTGTTCAACACGTCGACCGTGTTCGGGCCGAACGGGGAGTTACTCGCGCTCTACCGCAAGATCCACCTGTTCGACGTGGACCTGGTCGGGGCCACGCTGCGCGAGTCGTCGCGCGTGGCGCCGGGCAGCGAGCTCGCGCTGGCCAAGACCGACGCCTGCACGCTCGGTCTCTCGGTCTGCTACGACGTGCGCTTCCCGGAGCTCTACCGGCAGCTCAGCGAGCGCGGCGCCGAGGTGCTGCTCGTGCCCTCGGCCTTCAC